In Eubalaena glacialis isolate mEubGla1 chromosome 4, mEubGla1.1.hap2.+ XY, whole genome shotgun sequence, the genomic window AGCTCAGGCCGCCTGCTGCCCAAAGGACGAAGGAGACATGGGTTTGGGGCCTGCCTCTGTGTTCATGCACAAGCCCCACCAGGCCCTCCCTGGGCGTTCCTCACCactctgggtggggctggggcctggAAGGTTGAGGGCACATGAGGGCTGAGACCCCAAGGCAAAATGCCCTTGTCCCCAAGCCTCTGGAACATCACGTCCCTGACACCACCCCAAATCCTTGACCCTGTAGATCTTTGAGCCACAGCCAGAATCGGGCATCACTGTAAATTCTAGAAAGACAAGAGCCTTCGGAACCCTCAGAGCCTCCCAGGACCCCAGGCCCAATCTCGGAGTGCCCAGGCCTAGTGGGGGGCCTCTTCCCAGTCTCCCTCCCTGGTATCGTCTGCTCCCTCTACCGCACAGGGCTCgattctccccatccccaccataAAACAATGCCCCCCCGAGCCTGGCACACAGCCAGGTTCACTCTTGGGCCTTCTGAGCCTGACCCCAGGCATCTCTGCCCCCTTGATTACACCCCCCCCTTCCCCACTGAGCCTCCGccgtgtcaggggctgggggcggaACCAGGAGCGTCCCCCGACTCGGAGCTGGATCGGGGTGGGGGACAGGGTAGCAGGAAGGCAGCAGGTGGTCATGAGATCACAGAGACGGGCTCAGGCTGGGTGACCGGGCAGGGCCCTGACAGGTGAGGAGAGAATGCCactggaggtgagggaggggtggggccGGCTGGTCCAGGCCGCGTCCCCGAATCCCGACCCGGGATGGGTCGCCTGACCACggttctgggcctcagtttcccggGCGTGTAGCGGGCGGGCTCGCGGCCCCTTCAGCACCGCGGACAGCTCCCGCCGGCCTCTGGGCTGTGTCCTCTGCGGGCGCCTCCGCCCCGCGCTCAGGCTCCAGCCCAGCTCGAGGGGTGACCTTGGGCTCCCCGCTGCaccctcccagcctcagtttctcttaaAGAGGGGATGTTATAGCCCCAGAATTCAGATTTCGGAGGCCAGCAAAGCGCTCGGGCCCGGTGGGATGGATATTACTTTGAACATCCGCGTGGGCGAACATCTAAGTCAGCCCTACGCTCTGCGgccagaaggggaaactgaggcctggagaggtgtAGGGCGTGGCACGGTCCCTCACCCGCCTGCGCACGGCGGAGCCTCGGCAGAGCGAGTCCCCGCTGCAGCCCCCCCGCCGCAGCCCTCCCGCCGCAGCCAGTCTTCTGGTCTGCGCAATGAGGAGGGGTCCGGGGGTCTGTCTCGGAGGCAGAAGGCTGGGCCCGGCGTGGCCGCGCCTGCGCAAACCCGGAGGGGGGGGGGGTTGTGGCTGCGGCGCGGGGGAGGGGCTGCCAGCCCTGAGAACAACCTGAGGCGGTTTCCCTGGCAACGGTCTCCACAGCGACTGCGCGAGACCCCAGACCCTTGGCGATTCCCTGCGCGTGCCCTTGCGCCTCCCGCTGCCGCGACCACCGTTCTCGCGGTCCTCACCCCATTCCGGGCTGCGGCTCTCCCGCCCCAGCCGCGCCCACGGCCAGACCCCACCCCCCGCGGCCGGGACCCCCGCGCCCTACCTGGTCCCCGAAGAAGGCCGAGTGCAGCAGGCTCAGCAGCCCCAGGAGCCCCATGGAGCCGCGGCCGCCTCAATCAGTCTGCGCCCCGCCTCTCGGCCgccgggggtggggatgggagggacgGGCCGGGAAGCGTGCGCCTGCGCGGAGCAAGGGACGGAGAGGGGGGGTCACACGGCGGGGCAGGCGGGGACTCTAACGCGAAGGGGGCGAAAGAGGGGGGGACTGGGGGGCCCGCCCGGGCGGGGGAAGGGAGTCTCGAGGGACTGAGGACTTGGGAGGGGCGGCGTGAGGAGATCCCGAGTGAGGGAGATGGGGGCGGGGACCAGCGTGAGCGGAgaaggcggggggaggggcgggggtccAACGGGGTTGGGGAGCCCTAGAGAGGTGCGGGAGGGGTCCCTGGGGGCGAGGGAAGAGCAGGGAGGGGCTCTCACGGGAGCTGGAGAGGCGGTCCGGTGTTGGGAAGTGGGCCCGGGGTAGGAGGGGTCCCCTAGAGGACGGAGATCTCGAAGGGACGGAGGGGGGCGCCGCCCTTCGCCCTCAGTCGGCTGCCCCGCTTGGACAGTGTCCCCGCAGTGGCCGGGGCCGCGCGTTCCGTTCATTAGTCATTCAGCAAACGTTGGCTGCGCGCCTGCTGTTTGCCGGGCTCTGAACTGGGCGCTGGGCACGCGGGGGACTGGTGGGCGACACCACACGTAAACCAATTTTCAGTCATTTACCAAACacttattaaacacctactgcGTGCTGGGCCCTatgcagtgaacaaaatagtCAAAACCCCTGCCCGTGGGAAGCTGACACTGGGGGGAGAGGGACCGATAGTCAACAGGAGAACATGTTGACTAAAAGTGGGCGCTGAGGAGGAAACagcaggggaggtggggggcgtggggggcTACTGGGAAGGGCACTTGAGTGGAGACCTGAGGGGTGACCCAAGAGAGAAGAGCATCCCGGCAGAATCAACCGCTAGCGCAAAGCGAGGGGGCAGGAGGTGAGGGCGAGGAGGGGACTGGGCGGGTCAGGCCGTGCAGCGCCAGGGTGGGGGGACGAGGGAGCCAGCCCCCAGGGCGGCGGGCAGAGCAGGGACGCGCCCCACTCGCTGCTCACACGCGCCCTCTGGCGGCTTCGGGGAGAACAGGCCGTGGGAGGTGACGGGAGACGAGGCGGGGTCCGAGGCGACtgagggcggggtggggtgggggagatggggaggatggtgtggggtggggagggatgggggaggggggatggaaaGGGACggtgggggtggtggagggggcgTTATCACGAGCTCTGCTAAGTCCTGGGGAGTAGAGAACAAGCGGCGAGAGGAGAAAGGGGCGCTACTGTGGCCGGGATGGTGAGAGCCGGCCTCCGCAAGCAGGTGCCGGGAATCAGCGGGAAGGGCGTCCGGGTGAGAGCGGAGCCCGTGCGAAGGCTGGGAGGTGGGAACTGGTTGGGAGAGGCCGAGGAACAGCGGGGGGACGGGGCTTCCCGGGCCACGGCGGACCCTGGGCGTTCTTCTGGAGCCTGGGGAGGTCCCAGGAGCATGACACGCATTAAATTGACGTCCAGGTGGGAGCTGGTGGAGGGCTGGCCAGGGTGGTAGCAGTGGGGCGGTGGGAAGCAGCAGATCCAAGTTAGGTTCTGAAGCTAGCTGACCgacgggggtgggggagtggtgtAGAGCCCCGAGTCCCAGCAAAGCAGTGGCCTCTGAGATGGTGGATATGGCGCGCAGGCTTGGGGAGCCCAGGACAGATTCAGGAGGGACGGGACAAAGAAGCAGGAACGTAGCGCGGCCTGAAGGCGGAGCCCGGGCTGCCACCAGACAGAAGGGCTGGGCGGGGACGTCTGGGTCTACAAGGACTCCTGCCTCGCCCCCTGGACCGCCCCGACAGTGCTCCAAGATTCGGGCGCCACCTGGCGGCCACAGTGTGCGCCGCAGTCTGGATAAGACGGGGTTTCGCATACAATACTAATATGCAGTCTCCTAATCATACGTAATTATACAAACTGCAGAAAATTAAAGTGATGATCACTGCCACTCCTGCCCTAAGCTCACCGAGGTGACCCGTGGTGGCCAGGCTGGAAGCTCCCTGTGAAGGCTCAAAAGGTGACCCTGGTTATGCGGGGCCTGATGAGGGGTTACACCAATGCTGCTGTACTAGGGAGGGTCCTGCTCATTTTTACAAAACAAGAAACTGTGCTAAAGGTTCAGTCAATAATTTTGACTCCGCAGGCCAGGAAAGCACCGGAACGAATATGAATGGGCATGTCTGTGTGCCAAtaacactttatttacaaaacagatggCAATGTTTGCACACCCTGGCCAGCACCCATCCCCACTTCCACCAGCACCGCTCCACTCCGCAAGATGGAGGGGCTCACACCCCTGGCACGTGCATTTTGCTCCTGCAGGAGGGCCTAGCAGCTCCAAAGTTACGCACGTTTGTACAGCTTTTCATGTTCAGGGTCAAAAACCACCTCCCTGCAAAGGGTCGGATTTGCCCAGGGCAATCCTCTCTACTCTTCCAATCCAATGTAAAAAACATGTTTACTTCAGCAATTGCTTtatctttccttgtttttaaagtacatttattgatttatttacttatggctgtgttggtctttgttgctgcacgcgggctttctctagttgcggcgcatgggcttctcgttgcggtggctcctcttgttgcagagcacaggctctaggactcccgggcttcagtagttgtggcacatgggcttagttgctccacggcatgtgggatcttcctggaccagggctcgaacccgtgtcccctgcattggcaggcgggttcttaaacactgcaccaccagggaagtcctttttttttaaaatgttattttggctgcgttgggtctttgttacggcgcaggctttctccagttgtggcgagcaggggctgctcttcgttgcggtgcgcgggcttctcattgtggtggcttctctcgttgtggagcacaggctctaggcgcacgggctcagtagttgtggcgcggggcttagttgctccgcggtatgtgggatctttccccACCAGGGCTGTAACcggtgtcccctgcgttggcaggcggattcttaaccactgtgccaccaaggaagcccaattgctcttttaaattatgaaatttccaaaaagacaattGAGGCTACAGTAGAGGGAGGCTACCTACTTCCTTTCTAGTTGTGGGGCCGGGCAGGCAGGTCCTGTTCTGATTAAAGTGAATCTGGTCCATGTTGCCCAGAGACCTTCCATGGCAGCCCTCACAAAGGCCTTTAAACTCACTGCGAGGCACAAAGCTAATCTCACCTGACACCCAAGCCTCACATGATGGATTCAAGTTTCTAGCTTGTTCTTCTGAAGCCCGATCAGGTTCAGGGGGCCATCCACAAGTGTGTCAGTGTTCTATCCACTGAATGGGCTGCCAGCCCCTCACTTCTCACCTTTGCCATCACCCACGTGTCCTATCTAGTGCGCTGGACCCACAAGCTGCCTTCCCCACTCATCCTTCCCTCCTGCCAGGTGTAGGTCAGGCCCACCTGTCCTTTCTCGGCCCATGGAAGCTCACGGTTTCTGCAGGGCTCTGGCTCCTGGCATGTGCGCTTGTGTTAGGAACTAGAGGTCCAGCAGCATTTTGACGTCTGTCTGTTTATACATCAGCCCTGTTCCTAACGGGTTGCTCTCTTCTCCTTAAGGGTTTCTAGGAGCCCTCCATGAATCAGGGACACGAGACAGACTGCAGAGAATCTAGTCTCAGCACTTGGGTCCTTCTGCCAAACTGGGCCAACCCGAGTGCTTAATCCTGTCACACAATCTGTCTCCTGCCTTCTCCACTCGAGGTTACCCACGATGAGCTGTGCTTTCTGTTCAGTTTAACTCCAGATCAAGATATAACAATACGAGCAAATTATGTTAAAACTGAAGTTCTGGAAAAGGAACCCAGAGCAGCAGTCATAGAGGGAGAAGCTCCTTTCAACCGTCCCCTCCCCGCCTCCATGCTGGACTGTGGCCGCCCCTCACATTCTACGCTGAGGTGCAGACTTGGGTGCCTAAAGGCCACCTGCAGGAcacccccctgctccccaccttgGCTGATGGCAACTCCAGCCTTCCAGTAGCTCAGGCCAGAACCTGGGAGTCCCATCCACTTTCTTCCACATCCCACCAGCAAGTCGCAGGGACCCCTCAGGGCCTCACTGCTGCTTGGACAGTCACCGTGCCTGTCCATCCACTGGGGCATCTGCCATCTTTCCCATCGTGAAGGAAACAAGATCTGACCAGGAAGACTTTAGGGAACATGGTGGAGACCCCACCCACAGGACACCCCAGGAAGGCTCAATCCAAGGCTCGGGGCCCCGGGGTTACTGTGGAAGGTTTTTGGAAGCTGATCAGGAGCACAGGGAGAGCCAAGAGGAGGCACCGATGCAGGCAGGCAGCGCAGGCCCCTGGACATCCCGGGACTTATCACAGAGCCCAACCCACCCGTTCCCTAGCCTCAGCCTACTCAAGAGGGGCTGTGTCTACAGCAGGAAACCCAGGGCCACACGCTGTCCAACAATGGCCCATGACCCACCTGAGCCTCCAGGTTTTGTGACCAGGCCCAGCCCCCTTCCCAGGGGGGTGGACGGAAGCACCACACGTGGGAAGGACTGGTCGCACTCGGGGCTACACAAGTCTCTACCTTTATTGGCCAGCAGGCTACTTGAGGGGGATGAAGCGGGAGGAGTGGGTGGCCCCAATACCGGGCCGGCCGTGCTTCACAGGCTTGTAGGTGATGGAGAACTCGCCTAGGTAGTGGCCGATCATCTCAGGCTGAGGAGGAAGGAAGCAGGGTGGTCAGGCGGGCGTGGGTGGCcaggccctgccccccacccggGCCAGCACAGCCCACACGCACCTTGATTTCCACCTGATTGAAAGTCTTGCCATTGTAGACGCCCACCATGCTGCCCACCATCTCGGGCAGGATGATCATGTCGCGCAGGTGCGTCTTCACCACCTCGGGCTTCTCCATGGGTGGCGCCTCCTTCTTGGCCTTGCGCAGCCGCTTCAGCAGCGAGTGCTGCTTCCTCCGGAGGCCGCGGTtcagccgccgccgctgccgcgcgCTGTACAGCTGCATCAGCTGCTCACTGCAGGCAAAGCGCACAGTGCGGGCGGCCTGAACCCC contains:
- the RPS15 gene encoding small ribosomal subunit protein uS19 — its product is MAEVEQKKKRTFRKFTYRGVDLDQLLDMSYEQLMQLYSARQRRRLNRGLRRKQHSLLKRLRKAKKEAPPMEKPEVVKTHLRDMIILPEMVGSMVGVYNGKTFNQVEIKPEMIGHYLGEFSITYKPVKHGRPGIGATHSSRFIPLK